One genomic window of Candidatus Omnitrophota bacterium includes the following:
- a CDS encoding proton-conducting transporter membrane subunit, producing MHISLILGIPILLAAGAPFLRRHKAFGVINALGYLAVLSASILLLMKVIVSGGVISHPGFIYIDGLGAFFIFVTSVIAFAAALYSIGYIEREKEMGIISDKRSGAYYLLFNLFCFSMLVVPSVNNLGMLWVAIEMTTLISAFLVGFYNSKESVEAAWKYIIICSVGIVFALLGTILFSYAFSVSGGIKSLDWSDIAAGAGMMDKNILKLAFIFILVGYGTKAGLAPMHTWLPDAHSQAVAPISALLSGVLLKTAIYAILRFGMIVIKSVGFQYFGNLMILLGLISLLISSGFILVQKDLKRLLAYSSIEHVGIISIGFGLGAPLAAAGALLHVFNHAVTKSLMFFGAGNIVGAYQKHNMNSIRGVIAARPFTGIMTLLGMFALIGTPPFSIFVSEMMIIIAAFVNGSYLAAGSLLILLAVIFGAFIYHFGEMLFGNPPKGMAMKGEPLSGKLAFIFLFFQICASGAAVLFIKKDLLWITQRLFQV from the coding sequence ATGCATATATCCCTGATCCTGGGCATCCCTATTTTACTTGCTGCAGGAGCCCCTTTTTTAAGGCGGCATAAGGCGTTCGGGGTGATCAATGCCCTCGGATATCTTGCGGTATTATCTGCCAGCATACTTCTTTTGATGAAGGTCATCGTATCGGGCGGTGTGATCTCTCATCCTGGTTTTATATACATAGACGGTCTCGGCGCGTTCTTCATTTTTGTCACCTCGGTTATCGCGTTTGCGGCAGCGCTTTATTCGATCGGCTATATAGAAAGGGAGAAGGAGATGGGGATAATATCGGATAAGAGGTCCGGCGCATATTATCTGCTCTTCAACCTGTTCTGTTTTTCTATGCTTGTCGTTCCATCGGTAAATAATCTGGGGATGCTCTGGGTCGCCATCGAAATGACCACGCTTATTTCAGCGTTCCTGGTAGGGTTTTACAACAGCAAAGAATCTGTAGAGGCAGCATGGAAATACATAATCATCTGTTCGGTGGGCATCGTCTTCGCGCTTTTAGGCACGATACTTTTCTCTTATGCCTTTTCCGTTTCGGGAGGCATAAAGAGCCTGGACTGGTCCGATATTGCCGCCGGCGCGGGTATGATGGACAAAAACATACTTAAACTCGCTTTCATTTTTATCCTGGTGGGGTACGGGACGAAAGCAGGGTTGGCCCCTATGCATACATGGCTGCCGGATGCGCATAGCCAGGCGGTGGCGCCCATAAGCGCGCTTCTTTCCGGGGTCCTGCTGAAGACGGCGATATATGCCATCTTAAGGTTCGGCATGATCGTGATAAAGAGCGTGGGGTTCCAGTATTTCGGCAATCTGATGATCTTATTGGGATTGATCTCCCTGTTGATATCAAGCGGCTTCATCCTGGTCCAGAAAGACCTTAAACGGCTTCTTGCCTACAGCAGCATCGAACACGTGGGGATAATCTCTATCGGTTTTGGTTTGGGCGCGCCGCTGGCCGCGGCCGGGGCGCTATTGCACGTTTTCAACCATGCGGTTACGAAGTCGCTTATGTTTTTCGGGGCAGGGAATATCGTAGGTGCTTACCAGAAACATAATATGAACTCTATCCGCGGCGTGATAGCTGCGCGGCCGTTTACGGGCATCATGACGCTCCTGGGAATGTTTGCCCTGATCGGGACCCCGCCGTTCTCGATATTCGTCAGCGAGATGATGATAATCATCGCCGCGTTCGTTAACGGCTCATATCTGGCGGCCGGCTCGCTCTTAATATTGTTAGCGGTCATTTTCGGCGCCTTCATCTACCATTTCGGAGAGATGCTTTTTGGTAACCCCCCCAAGGGGATGGCGATGAAGGGGGAACCGTTGAGCGGAAAACTGGCGTTCATATTCCTGTTCTTTCAGATATGCGCATCGGGCGCCGCGGTCTTATTCATTAAAAAGGACCTGTTATGGATCACTCAGAGATTATTTCAGGTATAA
- a CDS encoding NADH-quinone oxidoreductase subunit B family protein, which produces MIYILKNRILKGVVTRHIEPGLSGDIEEAGPELRSLIRKRFGRSLHIREVDTGSCGACESEIISANNPVYDLQRFGINFVASPRHADCLLVTGPVSRNMLMALKKTYEAMPEPKFVITCGDCAIDGGPFKGSYYITGPVKDILPVALHIPGCPPGPLTIIRSLLAFLREPPKN; this is translated from the coding sequence ATGATATATATACTGAAGAACAGGATCCTGAAAGGCGTCGTCACCAGACATATCGAGCCGGGGCTGTCCGGAGATATAGAGGAGGCAGGTCCTGAATTGAGGTCTTTGATACGGAAAAGATTCGGCAGGTCCCTCCATATACGGGAAGTCGACACGGGTTCCTGCGGGGCATGTGAATCGGAGATCATTTCGGCAAATAACCCGGTCTATGACCTGCAGCGGTTCGGCATCAATTTCGTCGCTTCGCCCCGCCACGCCGACTGCCTTTTAGTGACGGGACCCGTATCGAGAAATATGCTCATGGCCCTCAAGAAGACCTATGAGGCCATGCCCGAGCCGAAATTTGTCATCACCTGCGGGGATTGTGCCATTGACGGAGGACCGTTCAAAGGTTCTTATTATATAACAGGCCCGGTAAAGGATATCCTCCCAGTTGCCCTGCATATACCGGGTTGCCCTCCGGGTCCGCTTACGATCATAAGATCATTACTGGCCTTTCTAAGAGAACCTCCCAAAAATTAA
- a CDS encoding NADH-quinone oxidoreductase subunit C, producing the protein MDHSEIISGIKKRFPGFEADSVLQDRPDEVSIKVTPRAFKDTCLALHKSLSSPVMMLFALDEREKRGVFAVNAVFVNFKRGQWVIVKMDIPQENPSFDSLAKTIHSATLFEREIREMFGIEPTGHPYPKRMRLHDEVSAGGNYPLRKDFRKMEHGDLSEYKFDRVEGEGIFEIPVGPVHAGIIGPGHFRFSVAGEPIINLEIRLGFTHRGVEKLFEGKRCTDAILLSECVSGDSSFAHSLAFTMAAEKISGISVPARAAYLRGIFLELERMYNHANDIGGIAVDVGFSFPSAYASIIKEAILQLNGKITGNRYLKRVNTLGGVLADIDGTKEEILLDSLRRIRRDFDELVRILYSSVSFMDRVDTTGVLRRKTAEDLGVIGLVARASGIPADLRNYFPGVYKEAGFKMATEGPGDVLARLRVRVAEFEESCRLIEEFAAKLDEGGISGTGERPKEGSALGYAEGWRGPVLYWLKTDPAGLVERCKIVDPSFLNWQGLSYAVLGNIIPDFPLCNKSFDLSYSGNDL; encoded by the coding sequence ATGGATCACTCAGAGATTATTTCAGGTATAAAGAAGAGATTCCCGGGTTTTGAGGCGGATTCAGTATTGCAGGACCGTCCGGATGAGGTCTCTATCAAGGTCACCCCGCGGGCCTTTAAAGATACCTGTCTGGCATTGCATAAGTCGCTCTCTTCTCCGGTGATGATGCTCTTTGCGCTTGATGAGCGGGAAAAAAGGGGCGTATTCGCGGTCAACGCCGTATTCGTGAATTTTAAGAGAGGGCAGTGGGTCATCGTGAAGATGGATATCCCGCAGGAGAACCCCTCCTTCGATTCGCTGGCGAAGACCATACATTCAGCGACCCTCTTTGAACGCGAGATACGGGAGATGTTCGGCATCGAGCCGACGGGCCATCCCTACCCGAAGAGGATGCGTCTGCATGATGAAGTCAGCGCCGGAGGAAATTATCCTTTACGTAAAGATTTCCGGAAGATGGAGCATGGCGATCTAAGCGAGTATAAGTTCGACAGGGTAGAAGGGGAGGGAATATTTGAGATCCCGGTCGGGCCGGTACACGCAGGAATAATAGGCCCGGGCCATTTCAGGTTCAGCGTTGCCGGAGAACCGATAATAAATCTGGAGATAAGGCTTGGATTCACGCATCGGGGTGTGGAGAAACTCTTTGAAGGCAAGCGCTGTACTGACGCGATCCTGCTGTCGGAATGTGTCTCCGGCGACTCAAGCTTTGCGCATAGCCTTGCTTTTACCATGGCTGCAGAGAAGATCTCCGGTATATCGGTCCCCGCCCGGGCGGCTTACTTAAGAGGTATTTTCCTGGAGCTCGAGCGCATGTATAATCATGCAAATGACATCGGCGGCATAGCAGTCGACGTGGGGTTCAGCTTTCCCTCTGCCTACGCCTCGATCATCAAAGAGGCGATCCTGCAATTGAACGGTAAGATAACCGGTAACAGGTACCTGAAAAGGGTTAATACGTTAGGAGGTGTACTGGCGGATATTGACGGGACCAAAGAAGAGATACTCCTCGATTCTCTCAGGCGGATAAGGCGTGATTTTGATGAGCTGGTCAGGATATTATACTCCAGCGTCTCTTTTATGGACAGGGTGGATACCACGGGAGTTCTGCGCAGGAAGACCGCCGAGGACCTTGGCGTTATCGGCCTCGTAGCCCGCGCTTCAGGCATCCCCGCGGACCTGAGGAACTATTTTCCCGGGGTGTATAAAGAGGCCGGGTTTAAGATGGCAACAGAGGGTCCGGGAGATGTACTGGCCAGGCTGCGGGTAAGGGTCGCTGAATTCGAAGAATCATGCCGCTTGATCGAAGAATTCGCGGCAAAGCTTGATGAGGGCGGGATATCAGGGACAGGAGAGAGGCCGAAAGAAGGCAGCGCACTGGGTTACGCGGAAGGGTGGCGGGGGCCGGTTTTGTACTGGCTTAAGACCGATCCTGCGGGTTTGGTCGAAAGGTGCAAGATAGTCGACCCGTCTTTTTTGAACTGGCAGGGGCTGTCGTATGCAGTACTGGGAAATATCATCCCCGATTTTCCGCTTTGTAACAAAAGTTTCGATCTATCTTATTCAGGGAATGACCTATAG